In Aedes albopictus strain Foshan chromosome 3, AalbF5, whole genome shotgun sequence, the following are encoded in one genomic region:
- the LOC109426169 gene encoding forkhead box protein O3 isoform X2 codes for MNGVGNIVLLATEQMDMSSAEHDFINNNVVITTSSGSSSSVASHLNSGSTNHHPAHHNHQQHHHSQQQQQATLQQHIRNGTVLTAVHGAGGTSQVVINTDEELTPLTWLHDKNLLKGINLSKVPVSSPDSPRQAGGGHLSPTSDFVEDSSVSEDNTSSANSSSDQSIGVFCTETIPSSARHLTVGTGPTHHRFQLTNGAGGQQTITTINGNTIIEYPVISSDDKDLKSPSSTASCASSTSSTSSLYNHSATSPNPTSGSVQNGSTSGASTPHQHFHKKYLREEHVKQLKQVSSSYVTPVKQLSSAVKYEEGEIIEERPYPPAAPMKNGYPSPNVSSDEYGSTYGSGGGSMRPPSPPLSPQHHLVQGQSLNGGAIHVLPQHPPSSPQPQQPSSKLSPPKAKHPTNVPYDPLVHISSKPPFSFSSLIFMAIENAQQKALPVKEIYAWIVQHFPYFKTAPTGWKNSVRHNLSLNKCFQKVEKAANLGKGSLWMVEPQYRPNLIQALSRSPFHSGSGIDKTTYKAMQQQAQQQAQQQQRSTDSPTSSVGSSYSKDNFPYLASRLAPVDAQNGVHLSHHMNGGQQQHPSDLDGDDFSRSSTPIDYDGDLPHQHLHHHHLQSSASGGLPYHVAYHHPPPPSSSGPLGPPSGGSNGFLPGAGGGGGSVILPNGQSVLAGDIIGRDWSADTIDDVNAATAMLALKHGPKIFTEGFQNGTPPVITTSPSEDHTYSAGGTIPPSGLSERSSQNNSDNNSNGTSSDAAYESSEESHNLVIEDQEEQRRLAGVDALLNLAGITNYAPMSGSTGNTGLKRPAEPTANYDEPVAALYGQRSPYHQPASHHQLEVTPPSGYGGGQHQATIRSYSYGLADDLSLQYSPSPSPSKKSKSSSSSSSAATASASVRMLKKFKKKASWVR; via the exons ATGAACGGCGTGGGCAACATTGTCCTGCTCGCCACGGAACAAATGGACATGAGCAGTGCGGAGCACGACTTCATCAACAACAACGTGGTCATCACCACGAGCAGCGGCAGCAGTTCCAGTGTTGCCAGTCATCTCAACAGCGGCAGCACCAATCATCATCCTGCCCATCATAATCACCAGCAGCATCACCattcgcagcagcagcagcaggcgaCGCTGCAGCAACATATCCGCAACGGGACGGTGCTGACGGCCGTGCACGGTGCGGGCGGGACCAGCCAGGTCGTAATCAACACCGACGAGGAACTGACTCCGCTGACTTGGCTGCACGATAAGAACCTGTTGAAAG GCATAAATCTGTCCAAGGTCCCAGTGTCTTCGCCGGATAGTCCCCGGCAGGCAGGTGGTGGTCACCTGTCACCCACCAGTGACTTCGTGGAGGACTCCAGCGTCTCGGAGGACAATACGTCCTCCGCCAATTCGTCCTCGGATCAG AGTATCGGTGTGTTCTGCACGGAAACAATCCCGTCAAGTGCACGCCATTTGACGGTTGGCACTGGTCCCACTCATCACAGGTTCCAGCTTACCAACGGGGCCGGTGGACAACAAACCATCACCACCATCAACGGAAACACCATCATCGAGTATCCGGTGATTTCCTCAGACGACAAGGACCTTAAGTCTCCGTCATCAACCGCTTCCTGTGCATCGTCTACGTCGTCCACTTCTTCGTTGTACAACCATTCGGCAACTTCGCCGAACCCAACGTCCGGCTCGGTGCAGAATGGTTCAACCAGTGGTGCCAGCACGCCTCATCAGCACTTCCACAAAAAGTACCTGCGAGAGGAGCACGTGAAGCAGCTGAAACAGGTCAGCAGCTCCTACGTGACCCCCGTTAAACAATTGTCCAG TGCCGTCAAGTACGAGGAAGGTGAAATTATCGAAGAGCGTCCGTATCCACCGGCAGCGCCGATGAAGAACGGCTACCCGTCGCCGAACGTGAGCAGCGACGAATACGGCAGTACCTACGGCAGCGGAGGAGGCAGTATGAGACCTCCGTCGCCTCCGCTATCGCCTCAGCACCACCTGGTGCAAGGGCAGTCCCTGAACGGCGGCGCAATCCACGTGCTTCCACAGCACCCGCCATCGTCGCCACAACCGCAGCAGCCATCCTCCAAGCTGTCGCCGCCGAAAGCCAAGCATCCGACCAACGTGCCATACGATCCACTGGTTCACATCAGCAGCAAACCGCCGTTCAGTTTCAG CTCACTGATCTTCATGGCCATCGAGAACGCCCAACAGAAGGCCTTACCGGTGAAGGAGATCTACGCGTGGATTGTGCAGCATTTTCCGTACTTCAAGACGGCACCGACTGGGTGGAAGAACAGTGTTCGACATAACCTTTCGCTGAACAAGTGCTTCCAGAAGGTGGAAAAGGCAGCG AACCTCGGCAAAGGCTCGCTGTGGATGGTCGAACCGCAGTACCGGCCCAACCTGATCCAGGCTCTGTCGCGATCGCCGTTCCATTCCGGGTCCGGAATCGACAAGACCACCTACAAGGCCATGCAGCAACAGGCTCAGCAGCAAGCGCAACAACAGCAACGCTCAACTGACAGCCCTACCAGCAGTGTTGGCAGCAGCTATTCCAAG GACAACTTTCCGTACCTCGCTAGTCGTTTGGCACCGGTTGACGCACAAAACGGTGTCCACCTGTCGCACCACATGAACGGCGGCCAGCAGCAGCACCCGTCGGATCTGGACGGGGACGATTTTAGCCGGTCGTCTACCCCGATCGACTACGATGGCGATCTTCCTCACCAGCACCTGCATCATCACCACCTCCAGTCGTCGGCATCGGGTGGGCTACCGTACCACGTGGCGTACCACCATCCACCGCCGCCGTCGTCTTCCGGTCCGCTGGGACCACCTTCCGGTGGTTCGAATGGATTCCTCCCCGGTGCAGGAGGAGGAGGAGGCAGTGTGATTCTGCCCAATGGGCAGAGCGTCCTGGCTGGCGATATCATCGGCCGAGACTGGAGCGCGGACACGATCGATGACGTGAACGCGGCCACCGCCATGTTGGCACTGAAGCACGGACCAAAAATTTTCACCGAGGGATTCCAGAATGG AACTCCTCCGGTAATCACCACCTCTCCCAGCGAGGATCACACCTACTCCGCCGGCGGTACAATCCCGCCTTCGGGTCTGAGCGAACGCTCCAGTCAAAACAACAGCGACAACAACAGCAACGGAACGTCGTCCGATGCCGCCTACGAGAGCAGCGAGGAAAG TCATAACCTGGTGATAGAGGACCAGGAGGAGCAGCGCCGCCTAGCGGGTGTGGACGCCCTGTTGAACCTCGCCGGCATCACCAACTACGCTCCCATGTCGGGAAGCACCGGCAACACTGGACTGAAGCGGCCTGCCGAGCCCACCGCTAACTACGACGAACCGGTTGCTGCGCTGTACGGCCAGCGTTCCCCGTACCATCAGCCGGCATCGCATCACCAGCTGGAAGTCACGCCCCCCTCCGGATACGGTGGCGGCCAGCATCAGGCCACGATCCGCAGCTACAGCTACGGGCTGGCGGACGATCTAAGCCTGCAGTACTCGCCGTCGCCATCGCCGTCGAAAAAGAGCAAAAGCTCGTCTTCCTCGTCTTCGGCTGCGACCGCTTCCGCCTCGGTGCGGATGCTCAAAAAGTTCAAGAAGAAGGCCTCCTGGGTACGGTAA